AGAGCATGTTTTGGTACATTTTAAAGATGCGAAAGTTGATGGATTCCGTCCAGGACACGTACCTGCAAAAGTAATTGAAGAAAAATTCAAGAAAGAAATTGAAGGAGAAATATTAAACCACATTATTTCTGATGAATACAGAAAAGCAGTTGCAGAAAATGAATTAAAACCAATTGCTGATATTAAACTTGAAAAATATGAGCTTAATGATGACAAAGTTGAAGTAGTATTTACAATACCTGTATTGCCTGCATTTGAATTGGGACAATATAAAGGTGTGGAAGTAGAAAAGGAAAAAGTAGAAATTACTGATGAAAAAGTAAACGAAGAAATTGAAAGATTAAGAGAAAATGCTGCAAAATTAAAAGAAGTTGCAGAAAATGAAGAAGCTAAAAATGATGATGTTGTAAATATTAACTTTGAAGGATTTATAGATGGTAAAGCATTTGATGGAGGAAAAGCTGAAGGATATGACTTGACATTAGGTTCTCACAGCTTTATTGACACTTTCGAAGATCAAATCGTAGGACATAAAAAAGGTGATGAATTTAACGTAAATGTTACATTCCCTGAAGAATATCACGCTGAAAGCCTAAAAGGAAAACCAGCTTTATTCAAAGTAAAAGTAAATTCAATCAAGAGAAAAGAAGAAGCTGAATTAAATGATGATTTAGCAAAAGAATTAGGATTTGATTCTGTTGAAGATATGACAGCTAAAACTAGAGAAAATATTACAAAAAGAGAAGAAGCAAGAGCAGAAAATGAATTTAAGAACAAAGTTATAGATGCTGTAGTAAACGGAACAGAAGTTGAAGTTCCAGAAGCATTAGTTCAAAGAGAAATTGACTACCAAATCAACAGATTTGCACAACAATTGCAAATGCAAGGAATTAATCTTAACCAATACTTCCAAATGACAGGGCAAACGATGGAAGCAATGAGAGAAAGCTCAAAAGAAAATGCTGAAAAAGCAGTAAAAACAGAATTAGTACTAGCTGAAATCGCAAAAGCTGAAGGAATTAAAGCAACTGATGAAGAAGTATCAAAAGAAATCGAAACATTAGCTGCAATGTATGGACTTGAAAAAGATGCATTAATAGCTGATGTAAGAAAAAATGGAAACTATGAAAGATTCATTGATGAAACAAACTATAGATTAGTAAATCAAAAAACAATTGATTTATTAGTAAAAGAAGCAAAAGTTAAATAGTAATTTTGAGAAAATTGCTAAATAAAAAGAATATTTTGATTTTAGAAGAATTTTGTGATAAAATAGTTTATTGCGAAATTCTTTTTTCTCTATATTTAAATTGCAAAATGTTAAAACAATTTTGTAATAACAAGAGAAAATAAAAAATGAAAGAAAATTGACGGAAACAGGAGGAAATAATATGTCAGCATATAGTCCAGTAGTTATTGAAAATGATGGGCGTGGGGAAAGAAGTTATGATATTTATTCAAGACTTTTAAAGGATAGAATAATTTTTGTAAGTGGAGAAGTTGAAGATGGAATGGCAAATGCGATTGTCGCTCAATTATTATTTTTAGATGCACAGGATAATGAAAAAGATATAGTTATGTATATAAACAGTCCAGGAGGAGTAATTACCGCTGGGCTTGCGATTTACGACACAATGCGTCACATAAAAAGCGATGTTTCTACAGTATGTGTAGGACAGGCAGCAAGCATGGGAGCAGTGTTATTAGCGGCTGGAGCAAAAGGTAAAAGATACTCGTTGCCAAACTCAAGAATCATGATTCATCAGCCACTAGGTGGAGCAAGAGGTCAAGCAACAGACATTCAGATCCAGGCAAAAGAAATTGAAAGAATGAAGGAAATTACAAGCAAAATTTTATCAGAAGCAACTGGAAAATCAGTAGAAGAAATCTACGCAGATACTGAAAGAGACAACTTTATGTCACCAGAAGAAGCTGTAAATTATGGATTGATAGATAAAATTTTATAAAAACTTTATTTAAAATATATTTTTAAAATTATAGAAAATTTTATTTATGATAGTTTCATTTTTAATTATCTAAACTTCTATTTAATTAAATACATATTAAGCAAAATTTCGTTAGAAGAAAAATAGCTGTCTGAGCTTTTAAAATAAATTTTAAATTGATATAAAATTATTTGTGTTGAAATAATTTATATTTAAAAGCGAGTTCTATTTTTCTTTTATAAGAAAGTTTTGCGTAAAGCGGGAGTGCAGAGGTATGGCGCTTGATACCTCTGCGTTAAAAAAATAATAAGTAAAATAATAAAATAGAAATTAATAATAAAAATATATAAATAGGAATTATATAAAGAAAAAACGAGGTGAAAAATATTGGCAAATAAGAAAAAAAATTACTGTTCATTCTGTGGCAGGGAAGAGCATGAAGTGGAACGGTTAATACAGAGTCCTGAAGAGGATGATGTGTTTATTTGTAATGAATGTATAGAAGACAGTGCTGAATTACTGGACAGTTTTAGGGAATATGACGAAAATGAGCATAACAGGGAAATCACGCTGTTAAAGCCAAAAGAAATAAAGGCAAAACTTGATGAATATATTATCGGACAGGAACAGCCTAAAAAGGTGTTGTCTGTGGCGGTTTATAATCATTTTAAGAGAATAATGCACAAACAGAAAAATGTAGATAATGATGTGGAGCTTCAAAAATCAAATGTACTGCTAGTAGGACCTACTGGAAGCGGAAAAACCTTGCTTGCACAGACACTAGCGAAAACATTGAATGTGCCTTTGGCGATTGCAGATGCAACAACATTGACAGAAGCTGGATATGTTGGGGATGATGTTGAGAATGTACTTTTAAAACTGATAAAAGCGGCTGATTATGATATTGAAGCAGCAGAGCATGGAATAATTTATATTGATGAAATTGATAAAATCGCTAGAAAATCGGAAAATATGTCAATTACAAGGGATGTTTCTGGAGAAGGAGTACAGCAGGCGTTACTTAAGATTATTGAAGGAACTGTTGCAAGTGTGCCTCCACAAGGTGGAAGAAAGCATCCAAATCAGGAAATGATTGAAATTAACACAAAGGATATTTTATTTATCGTTGGTGGAGCATTTGAAGGACTGGAAGCGAAAGTTAAGGATAGAGTTAATGAAAAAAGAGTTGGATTTGGGCTTGAAACAAAAAATACAAAACTAGATGATTTGACTTTATTTGAAAATGTACTGCCTGAAGATTTAATAAAATTTGGACTGATTCCTGAATTAATTGGGCGGTTACCAGTAATCACGGCACTTCATGGACTTGATGAAGAGGCTATGATTAAGATACTGACAGAGCCTAAGAACTCGCTTGTTAAACAATATAAAAAATATTTCGAAATGGAAAATGTTGACTTGGAATTTGATAAGGATGCGATTGTTGAAATTGCACAGCTGGCACTTAAGCGAAAAATTGGAGCGAGGGGGCTTCGTTCAATTATTGAAAGTGTTATGACTGATTTAATGTATGAAATTCCATCGAAGGAAAATGTTAAGAAAGTGATAATTACAAAAGAAGCGGTTACAGATAAAGAAAAAGTGGTTATAGAGTAATCAAGATTTAAAATTATTTATAATAAACTTGAAAATTATTAAATAATAATGGGATTTTATTTATTAAATCTGATTTTAAAGCAGTTTTACTGTATTAAAGAGCAGATTTTAAAGTATGAAAGGAGAAATTATGCAAAATAAACCATTTATAGCAACAAGAGAATTAGTTGTATTTCCAGGTGTTGTAACTCCGATTTTTATCGGTAGGCAGTCAAGCCTGAAAAGTCTTGAAGAAGCAATAGCAAGATTTGACAGCAAACTAATTCTTTCGGCACAAAAAGATGCAAATGTAGAAGAGCCCAAATTTCCAGAAGATATTTATGAAACGGGAGTTTTAGTTCACGTTATACAGACGGTAAAAATGCCAAATGGAAATGTTAAGGTACTAGTTGAAGCTAAGCATAGAGTTTTAATCAACCAATTTCCAAAAGATGATAATGGTGTTGTTTATGCTGAATATGAAGAAATTTTTTCAAAGCCTATCGAGGAGAGTAAAGCTGAAGCCTTGAAACGTAGAGTAATTGATGAATTTTCAAATTATGCACAGAAAACTAATAAAGTATTGCCTGACATTATTTATAATATAAAAGAGATTAGCAATATTGACAAGGTATTTGATTTGATTTGTACAAATCTGATGGTAGCAGTTGAAACAAAACAAGAATTATTGGAAATATTAGATGTGGAAGCAAGAGCATATAAAATTTTGAGTATTCTTGAAAGAGAAATTGAGATTTTTATGCTTGAACGTGAGATTGAAAATCGTGTAAAAGAACAAATGGCAGAAGTTCAGAAAAACTATTATTTACGTGAAAAAATTAAGGTAATGCGTGAAGAAATGGGAGAAGGAACTGATTCTGACGAAGAACTGGAGGAACTTGACCAAAGAGTTAGAGATGCAAAAATTCCTCAGGAGCTAAAAGATAAACTGGTAAAAGAGCTTTCAAGAATGAAGAAGATGCCAGACTTTTCTGCTGAATCTTCGGTAATCAGAACGTATCTTGAAACTGTACTTGAATTACCGTGGGAAGTTTCAACTAATGATGAAATTGATATTGAAAAAGCTGAAAAAATTCTAAATGAAGATCATTATGGATTGGAAGAAGTTAAGGAAAGAATATTAGAATTCTTGGCAATTAAAAAATTGAATAACACATTAAAAGGTTCGATTATCTGTCTTGTAGGACCTCCAGGTGTAGGGAAAACATCGCTTGCACATTCGGTGGCACGTTCAATGAACAGAAAATTCACAAGAATATCACTTGGTGGAGTAAGAGATGAAGCTGAAATTCGTGGACATAGAAGAACTTATGTGGGAGCAATGCCGGGAAGAATTATAAACTCATTGAAACAGGTTGGTGTAAATAATCCAGTAATGCTGTTTGATGAAATTGATAAAATGGCTTCTGACTTTAGAGGAGATCCCGCTTCAGCAATGCTGGAAGTTCTAGATCCTGCACAAAACAACTCGTTTGAAGATCACTATATCGATCATACTTTTGACTTGTCAAACGTATTTTTCATTTGTACAGCAAATGATTTGGGAGGAATTCCAGGACCACTTCGTGATAGAATGGAGATTATCTCAATCGAATCATACACAGAATTTGAAAAATTAAATATTGCAAAAAAATATTTAATACCTCAAACACAAGAAGAAAATGGATTAAAGGATTATAAAGTTTCATTTTCTGATAAAGCAATCATGAAGATTATAAATGAATACACAAGAGAAGCTGGAGTAAGAAATTTACGAAGAGAAATTGGTAAATTATTCAGAAAAATAGCAAAAGAAATACTTGTATCAAAATCTAAGAGTAAAAAAATCTCTGTTTCTGAAACAAAAATCAAGAAATATTTAGGAAATCCAAAATTCAGAGCAGATAAAGTCAAGGAAAAAGAAGGTAAAATTGGTGTTGTAAATGGACTTGCATGGACAGCAGTCGGAGGTACAACTTTAGAAGTGCAGGCAGTAAAAATGGAAGGAAAAGGTGTGCTGCAGCTTACAGGAAAACTAGGAGACGTAATGCAGGAATCAGCTAGAGTGGCTTATTCTTACGTAAGACATATAAAAAATGAACTTGGTATCAAGGAAAAATTTAACGAAACAACAGATGTTCATTTACACTTCCCAGAAGGAGCAGTGCCTAAAGACGGGCCATCAGCAGGTATTACAATTACAACAGCAATTATTTCAGTATTGACGGATAAGGAAGTTAGGCAAGATGTCGCAATGACAGGAGAGATTACGATTACTGGAGAGGTTCTGGCAGTTGGTGGAATCAAGGAGAAGGTAATTGGAGCTCATAGGGTTGGAATAAGAGATGTTCTACTTCCTTATGACAATAAAGTTGATACAGAGGAATTGCCAAAGGAAATTGCAGACCAGATGAAATTCTACTTTGCTAAAACTTACGATGATGTGAAAAAGATTGTTTTTGTAGAGAAGAAAGAAGTAAAAAAAGCAGGAAAAAGAAATAATAAGTAAAAGTATTTAATAAAAAATATTGAGGGAATAAAACAATAGAGATTCTTAGAAATATAACTAAGTTTGCCCTTATTTTTTAGTATAAATTTTCATTAGCATAAAATTAGACTGATATATTTTTTTTAAGTATACATACTGTTTTGAAAAAAAGAAAAATTAGATAAATTAAAAAAGAGATTAGAAATTTTTCGAAATATGGACTAAAAGGCTAGATAAATTCTAGTCTTTTTATTATTTTCTTAGAAAAAAAAGTAAATTTAAAAAATTTTTTTAATTTTTTTTAAAAAAACACTTGATTTTTTTAGTTTTTTGTATTATATATATATTAATAACTTTTCACAAAGACAATATTAATCTAAAATCAAAAAATCACTTATTTTATTTGAAATCACTAAAGCTAAATATCATCTAATTTTAGATTATTCCATTATTTTTGTGAAAATTTTAAGTTGTTTTATAATATGGCAATATTTATTTAAAATTAAAGCTGTGTTATTAGAATTCCAAGTTAATTTAATTTTTTATTAAATTCAAAGGGATTCAAATGAAACTTAAAAATTCTAAAAAATAAGGAAAGAGGAGAGATTTATGACAAAAAGTTTGTTACAAGTAAAAAAAGATTTAAAAGCCTTTGCCAAAAGATGTAAAGACTTTAAATACACTGATTCTGCATTGCTTATATTTTTATTATGCGGAATGTTATTGTCAGTTAATTTATTTTCAGCGCCTACAGCTGATTCGAGCATTAAAAACCAGGTTCATCAGATTAATACGTCAATAAGTCAGATACGAACAGATTTCAAGCGTGCAAAAGCTGAAAACAGAAAACTGATAAAAGGTACAAACCTTGAATTAATTCAGTTAATGGAACAAGGAGATCATGTAGTAAAATCGCCTTGGAGCAGTTGGCAATATGGAATGAATTTCTTCTACAATGACTGGCAAGGAAAATACAAAGGTCGTGGAGATAAAACAGAAAATATTAAATACAAAAGAGATGCCAGCAGTAAATTTGGAACATTCGATGGTGGGAAATATGGAACACTTTAAATAATAAAGTTATTGAACCAATTTCGGCGGTACCAGTAGATGCTGCTGTTAGACCAAAAAATATTGACAAGCAACCGCCAACATTCACTGTTGCAGGGGCAGATGGTGGGTTCCCAAGCTTCGAAACAAGAACAGTGCCAAGTATTTCAAGAATTGAAATTGGTACTCCCGCTACTATAAATACATTTAATCCACCTGCATTAAGTTTTGTAGGAACTGGTTTTGGACAAGGTGATTCAATAGGTAGGATAGGTGATTATAAATTTTTAACAGGGTCTGGAACAGTAGTAATAGAAAATTTTGAAACATATAATGCTAATAATTTTGTAGTTGAAATGACAAATAGTGCTTCAAATGCTACAGCAGGAAGTTTAACGGCAAGTGTAACGGCCAAAGAAGGTGGAAAACCATGGTCTTCAGCCCCTGCTGCTACAGTAAGCATTAATAATTCAAATACATTTGGAGGAAAAAATGCTTTTATTAATGATTTACGTCCACGTGATGTAAATTACAATGGAAATTATACATTTAAAACAAATTCTTCAGATCAGAAAATATTTATAAGTTATAATCCTGCCGGACTTATTAATGGTACTGAACGTCCAGTTTATGCTCCTGGTTCTGGTACTTTTTGGTCTGGATTTGGACAACACTATACTTCAAAGCTGAATGGAGATTTAAATATAGAATCTAACGGTTCTGGAATTACAATAGGAGTAGAACATCAATTATGGAATTCTGCTGTTGGGGCTACTGCCGATTTGTCAGATGGATATTCAACATGGCTTAATACAGGAAATATGAACCTGAACAGAGGTAATCAGATAATAGGAATTATGATTGATATTGAGTCAGAAGCAGATGATGCAAATGGATTGAGAAAGAAAAATAATGAACAGACTATTAATAGAGGAAAAATTACAATAGGAACAGGAAATAATACGACAACTGATAGTATAGGAATAGATTTTGGTGATTATGCGGCTTCTCCAACAATTCCAGTAGATGTAGAGCTTGGAAATATTGTTGTAAATGATAATAGGAATTATGGATTTAGAATGAGAAATTTAACATCACGTGCTATAGCTGATACTTACTATGATGATGTTACTATATCTGGTGGAAATGGGAAAGTATCAGTTGATGGAACAAATAATGTTGGACTAGCTATTCAGAAATCAGTATCAGCTAATGTTAAAGATACTGCTACTGGTAATGGTGCTACTGTAGCAGCCAATGGAATTTATACAATAGCTGGAAACAAAAACTACGAAAGACTTATAGGAGATAACCCTATTTCAAACTATTTTTCATTGAATGTTGATTTAAAAGGACATGAAAATGTAGGTATTTTAAGAATGGCAGGTTATTCAGCAAATAATACAAATGACTTTATTTTCTTTGATAACTTTACAGATAGTAAAGGAGCTGCACAAACTGGAAATATAGGAACTTTTGATATTCATAATGCAGCTAACACTACATATATAGATAGTGGGATAACAAAGACAAGACATGGAGCTACAAATAACGTATTATTAAGAACAGATGCACACGGAATGCAAAATCAGGGAACAATAACTATCAATGGTTCAAATGGAGGATATGTAACATATCAAGATCCTGTAAATTCAACTAAAACAATAGAAGAAGCAGCAGGAAATATAGTTATGCTTGCTAATGGAACTGGACAAAAAGTTGTAAACTACGGAGTAATTAATCAGACAAATGCCGGACTTAAAAATACAGTAGGACTTGTTGCAAATGCTGGTGGAGAAGCTAAAAATAGTGTTTTAATAGCAGCAGATGCAAATAATGCAGCAAATCATAACAGAAGAACTAAAAATGATACGGCTAGAACAAATGATATGATTGGTAAAATCGAAATGGCAGGTGTGGGAAGTATTGGAATGTATATTACTTCTGGTTCAACAGGGGAAAATAGCGGAGAAATTAAACTTACAGGTGCAGA
The nucleotide sequence above comes from Leptotrichia hongkongensis. Encoded proteins:
- the tig gene encoding trigger factor, producing MAVKKLNESTYEVSAVREGKELKHLKEHVLVHFKDAKVDGFRPGHVPAKVIEEKFKKEIEGEILNHIISDEYRKAVAENELKPIADIKLEKYELNDDKVEVVFTIPVLPAFELGQYKGVEVEKEKVEITDEKVNEEIERLRENAAKLKEVAENEEAKNDDVVNINFEGFIDGKAFDGGKAEGYDLTLGSHSFIDTFEDQIVGHKKGDEFNVNVTFPEEYHAESLKGKPALFKVKVNSIKRKEEAELNDDLAKELGFDSVEDMTAKTRENITKREEARAENEFKNKVIDAVVNGTEVEVPEALVQREIDYQINRFAQQLQMQGINLNQYFQMTGQTMEAMRESSKENAEKAVKTELVLAEIAKAEGIKATDEEVSKEIETLAAMYGLEKDALIADVRKNGNYERFIDETNYRLVNQKTIDLLVKEAKVK
- the clpP gene encoding ATP-dependent Clp endopeptidase proteolytic subunit ClpP, which encodes MSAYSPVVIENDGRGERSYDIYSRLLKDRIIFVSGEVEDGMANAIVAQLLFLDAQDNEKDIVMYINSPGGVITAGLAIYDTMRHIKSDVSTVCVGQAASMGAVLLAAGAKGKRYSLPNSRIMIHQPLGGARGQATDIQIQAKEIERMKEITSKILSEATGKSVEEIYADTERDNFMSPEEAVNYGLIDKIL
- the clpX gene encoding ATP-dependent Clp protease ATP-binding subunit ClpX codes for the protein MANKKKNYCSFCGREEHEVERLIQSPEEDDVFICNECIEDSAELLDSFREYDENEHNREITLLKPKEIKAKLDEYIIGQEQPKKVLSVAVYNHFKRIMHKQKNVDNDVELQKSNVLLVGPTGSGKTLLAQTLAKTLNVPLAIADATTLTEAGYVGDDVENVLLKLIKAADYDIEAAEHGIIYIDEIDKIARKSENMSITRDVSGEGVQQALLKIIEGTVASVPPQGGRKHPNQEMIEINTKDILFIVGGAFEGLEAKVKDRVNEKRVGFGLETKNTKLDDLTLFENVLPEDLIKFGLIPELIGRLPVITALHGLDEEAMIKILTEPKNSLVKQYKKYFEMENVDLEFDKDAIVEIAQLALKRKIGARGLRSIIESVMTDLMYEIPSKENVKKVIITKEAVTDKEKVVIE
- the lon gene encoding endopeptidase La; amino-acid sequence: MQNKPFIATRELVVFPGVVTPIFIGRQSSLKSLEEAIARFDSKLILSAQKDANVEEPKFPEDIYETGVLVHVIQTVKMPNGNVKVLVEAKHRVLINQFPKDDNGVVYAEYEEIFSKPIEESKAEALKRRVIDEFSNYAQKTNKVLPDIIYNIKEISNIDKVFDLICTNLMVAVETKQELLEILDVEARAYKILSILEREIEIFMLEREIENRVKEQMAEVQKNYYLREKIKVMREEMGEGTDSDEELEELDQRVRDAKIPQELKDKLVKELSRMKKMPDFSAESSVIRTYLETVLELPWEVSTNDEIDIEKAEKILNEDHYGLEEVKERILEFLAIKKLNNTLKGSIICLVGPPGVGKTSLAHSVARSMNRKFTRISLGGVRDEAEIRGHRRTYVGAMPGRIINSLKQVGVNNPVMLFDEIDKMASDFRGDPASAMLEVLDPAQNNSFEDHYIDHTFDLSNVFFICTANDLGGIPGPLRDRMEIISIESYTEFEKLNIAKKYLIPQTQEENGLKDYKVSFSDKAIMKIINEYTREAGVRNLRREIGKLFRKIAKEILVSKSKSKKISVSETKIKKYLGNPKFRADKVKEKEGKIGVVNGLAWTAVGGTTLEVQAVKMEGKGVLQLTGKLGDVMQESARVAYSYVRHIKNELGIKEKFNETTDVHLHFPEGAVPKDGPSAGITITTAIISVLTDKEVRQDVAMTGEITITGEVLAVGGIKEKVIGAHRVGIRDVLLPYDNKVDTEELPKEIADQMKFYFAKTYDDVKKIVFVEKKEVKKAGKRNNK
- a CDS encoding autotransporter-associated N-terminal domain-containing protein produces the protein MTKSLLQVKKDLKAFAKRCKDFKYTDSALLIFLLCGMLLSVNLFSAPTADSSIKNQVHQINTSISQIRTDFKRAKAENRKLIKGTNLELIQLMEQGDHVVKSPWSSWQYGMNFFYNDWQGKYKGRGDKTENIKYKRDASSKFGTFDGGKYGTL